A genomic region of Mesorhizobium sp. NZP2077 contains the following coding sequences:
- the mce gene encoding methylmalonyl-CoA epimerase: MLGRLNHVALAVPDLAAAIAAYRNTLGAEVTEPQALPEHGVTVVFVNVGNTKIELLEPLGEGSPIAAFLAKNPSGGMHHLCYEVDDILVARDQLKAAGARVLGDGNPRIGAHGKPVLFLHPKDFFGTLIELEQS; this comes from the coding sequence ATGCTCGGACGGCTGAACCATGTCGCGCTTGCCGTGCCGGATCTGGCTGCCGCCATTGCTGCTTACCGCAACACGCTGGGCGCCGAAGTGACGGAGCCGCAGGCTTTGCCGGAGCATGGCGTCACGGTGGTGTTCGTCAATGTCGGCAACACCAAGATCGAATTGCTGGAGCCCTTGGGCGAGGGCTCGCCGATCGCCGCGTTCCTGGCGAAGAACCCATCCGGCGGCATGCATCATCTCTGCTACGAGGTCGACGATATCCTGGTTGCGCGCGATCAGCTCAAGGCCGCCGGCGCCCGTGTGCTGGGCGACGGCAACCCCAGGATCGGCGCGCATGGCAAGCCGGTGCTGTTCCTGCATCCGAAGGATTTCTTCGGCACGCTGATCGAACTGGAGCAATCATGA
- a CDS encoding DUF1467 family protein has product MSWVSFTALFFATWWVVLFAVLPFSVRTQDDDHDVTLGTVPSAPRGPHMLRAVIRTTIVTAILMGTFYGLTHGLGYSLNDIPHIVPDFSQTPAK; this is encoded by the coding sequence ATGAGCTGGGTTTCGTTCACGGCCCTGTTTTTTGCGACATGGTGGGTGGTGCTGTTTGCCGTGCTGCCGTTCAGCGTCCGCACGCAGGATGACGATCATGACGTGACGCTGGGCACGGTTCCAAGTGCGCCGCGCGGGCCGCACATGCTGCGCGCGGTGATCCGCACCACCATCGTCACGGCGATCCTGATGGGCACTTTTTATGGCCTGACACACGGGCTGGGATATAGCCTGAACGATATCCCGCACATCGTGCCGGATTTCAGCCAGACCCCGGCTAAATAG
- a CDS encoding caspase family protein: MRFFLAVILGIFFVSAAHAERRVALIIAADEYRNVRPLKNAVNDSRTIESALQKLGFDVTTEANRDLKRMRRALEDFRDDAAGADVALIYFSGHGVEIAGDNRLLPVDADPSSLDRLKATSLPLEDVRETVTAAGKIGLVVLDACRNDPFGQSGGDQSGDGKSGHGRGVVSIAPEVKAEAKPGLGRMGRAENVLFAFSAAPGQTASDGASGNSEFSAALAKFLPTDGLEIRSVLTLVQQQVYDLSRGKQLPYVESGLPRLFFAAQASKDALPERDRLLLAMADVTPDLRVEVETVAAHADMPLAPLYAALITSDGKAMAPRQRQQKLQEAADAFIKVRADLRNFASSDPQVTALRQQAEAKLALGSFDEARALLGKAADIDGKSRDDLKTRFIERTLSKATTHYLAGGASQAQLRYDLAIEDYRKAVALYADVEGFQIPDDARYRQTLSWEFIGTLETTVGHLQEAGKAFDSMVLSAQKRAAAEPDKIDHQRDLAVAQNKVADVKKAMGDTAGAIALYQQALATMKAILEKEPTFGYLRDYAVCFNRIGDAMRVSGDGPGALANYRSALKVAEFLVKQAPDDDGFRRDLAVSHSKLGLALRLTNDLESSIAEYEVSLQITEALAKKMPDDAELQRDITVSLTAVGDLQRLTGHNEKAFEPYQRSVDTTRKLVARDPGNTLWRRDLELALGKIADARAEAGDLDGSLADRRSAQAIAEYLAELDPDNAEWQRDLAIGHNRIGDVLMGKGDKTGAAAEYQAGFVIAKAQLQADPGNAQRTVDAAFSRYKLAVAGVDPSTNFKAALAMLTGLKSEGRLPGANEGWIGMVEKAMAASGVAK, encoded by the coding sequence TTGCGTTTTTTCCTGGCAGTTATCCTTGGGATCTTTTTTGTCTCGGCGGCACATGCCGAGCGGCGGGTCGCGCTCATTATTGCGGCCGACGAGTATCGCAACGTGCGACCCCTGAAGAATGCGGTGAACGACAGCCGCACGATCGAATCCGCGCTGCAAAAACTCGGCTTCGACGTCACCACCGAAGCGAACCGCGACTTGAAGCGCATGCGGCGCGCGCTGGAGGATTTTCGCGACGATGCGGCCGGCGCGGATGTTGCGCTGATCTATTTCTCCGGCCATGGAGTCGAGATCGCCGGCGACAATCGCCTTCTGCCGGTCGATGCCGATCCGTCTTCGCTGGACCGGCTGAAGGCAACCAGCCTTCCACTTGAAGACGTGCGCGAGACGGTGACAGCAGCCGGCAAGATCGGCCTCGTGGTGCTCGATGCCTGCCGCAACGATCCTTTCGGCCAATCCGGCGGCGACCAGTCGGGAGACGGCAAATCTGGCCACGGACGCGGCGTGGTGTCCATCGCACCAGAGGTGAAAGCCGAGGCCAAGCCGGGGCTCGGACGCATGGGCCGAGCGGAAAACGTGCTGTTCGCCTTCTCCGCGGCGCCCGGACAGACGGCCTCTGACGGCGCATCCGGCAACTCCGAGTTTTCCGCCGCATTGGCCAAGTTCCTGCCCACCGACGGGCTGGAAATACGCTCCGTGCTGACGCTGGTGCAGCAACAGGTCTACGATCTGTCGCGCGGTAAGCAGCTTCCCTATGTCGAGAGCGGCTTGCCGCGGCTTTTCTTCGCCGCGCAGGCCAGCAAGGACGCCCTGCCCGAGCGCGATCGGCTGTTGCTCGCCATGGCCGATGTCACGCCGGACCTGCGCGTCGAGGTCGAGACGGTGGCGGCCCACGCCGACATGCCGCTGGCGCCGCTATACGCCGCGCTCATCACCTCCGACGGCAAGGCGATGGCGCCAAGGCAGCGCCAGCAGAAGCTCCAGGAAGCGGCCGATGCCTTCATCAAGGTGCGAGCCGATTTGCGCAACTTCGCCTCCTCCGATCCGCAGGTAACGGCGCTGCGCCAACAGGCCGAGGCGAAATTGGCACTAGGCTCGTTCGACGAGGCACGTGCGCTGCTTGGCAAGGCGGCGGATATCGACGGCAAGTCGCGCGACGATCTGAAAACCCGCTTCATCGAGCGTACGCTGTCCAAGGCAACGACGCACTATTTAGCCGGCGGCGCCTCGCAGGCGCAGTTGCGTTACGACCTCGCCATCGAAGACTACCGCAAGGCCGTGGCGCTCTACGCTGACGTCGAGGGTTTCCAGATACCGGACGACGCACGCTACCGGCAGACACTGTCCTGGGAATTTATCGGCACGCTGGAAACGACCGTCGGTCATCTCCAGGAAGCCGGAAAAGCCTTTGATTCGATGGTCCTGTCCGCTCAGAAACGCGCGGCCGCCGAGCCCGACAAGATCGACCACCAGCGCGACCTTGCCGTGGCGCAGAACAAGGTGGCCGACGTCAAGAAGGCGATGGGCGATACCGCCGGCGCGATCGCGCTGTACCAGCAGGCTCTCGCCACGATGAAGGCCATACTCGAAAAAGAGCCCACCTTCGGCTATCTGCGCGACTACGCCGTCTGCTTCAACCGCATCGGCGACGCCATGCGGGTTTCGGGCGACGGACCCGGTGCGCTGGCGAATTACCGTTCGGCACTCAAGGTGGCTGAATTCCTGGTCAAGCAAGCGCCGGATGATGACGGCTTCCGGCGCGACCTTGCCGTCAGCCATTCCAAGCTTGGGCTGGCGCTCAGGCTGACCAACGACCTGGAAAGCTCGATCGCCGAATATGAAGTCTCCTTGCAGATCACCGAGGCGCTGGCGAAGAAGATGCCAGACGACGCCGAACTGCAGCGCGACATCACCGTCAGCCTCACCGCCGTCGGCGACCTGCAGCGGCTGACCGGGCACAACGAAAAGGCTTTCGAACCCTACCAGCGCAGCGTCGATACCACGCGGAAGCTGGTGGCGCGCGACCCCGGCAACACGCTATGGCGGCGTGACCTCGAGCTTGCGCTGGGCAAGATAGCCGACGCCCGCGCCGAGGCGGGCGACCTTGACGGATCGCTCGCCGACCGCCGTTCCGCGCAGGCCATTGCGGAATACCTGGCCGAACTCGACCCCGACAATGCCGAATGGCAGCGCGACCTTGCGATTGGCCACAACCGAATCGGCGACGTGCTGATGGGCAAGGGCGACAAGACCGGCGCGGCTGCGGAATACCAGGCTGGCTTCGTCATCGCCAAGGCGCAGCTGCAAGCCGATCCCGGCAACGCACAGCGCACAGTCGATGCCGCCTTCAGCCGCTACAAGCTTGCCGTGGCCGGCGTTGACCCGTCGACAAATTTCAAGGCCGCGCTGGCCATGCTGACCGGCCTGAAATCGGAGGGACGCCTGCCCGGCGCCAACGAAGGCTGGATCGGCATGGTCGAGAAAGCGATGGCTGCGTCCGGCGTCGCAAAATAG
- the proS gene encoding proline--tRNA ligase has translation MRLSQFFLPILKENPREAEIISHRLMLRAGMIRQQGQGSFSWLPLGKRVLDKVCQIIREEQNRAGALEILMPTIQSADLWRESGRYDDYGKEMLRIKDRQDRDMLYGPTNEEVVTEIVRAYVKSYKDLPLNLYHIQWKFRDEVRPRFGVMRSREFLMKDAYSFDLDFEGARAAYNRMFVSYLRTFTRMGLQAIPMRADTGPIGGDLSHEFIILADTGESQVYCDRDYLSLQVPGENTDFANDAEISDIVKTWTTPYAATDEMHDEAAWDKLGEADRVSARGIEVGHIFHFGDKYSKPMGAKVTGPDGKDHFVSGGSYGIGPSRLVAAIIEASHDDNGIIWPDAVAPFDIGLINMKVGDADCDRVCDELYAAFAASGKDVLYDDTDQRPGGKFATADLIGLPWQVIVGPRGVAAGEIEIKNRKTGERETLPLADAKKRFGAAA, from the coding sequence ATGCGTTTGTCGCAGTTTTTCCTGCCCATCCTCAAAGAGAATCCGCGCGAGGCCGAGATCATCTCGCACCGGCTGATGCTGCGTGCCGGCATGATCCGCCAGCAGGGGCAGGGCAGCTTTTCCTGGCTGCCACTTGGCAAGCGCGTGCTGGACAAGGTTTGCCAGATCATTCGCGAGGAGCAGAACCGCGCCGGTGCGCTCGAAATCCTGATGCCGACCATCCAGTCGGCCGATCTGTGGCGCGAAAGCGGCCGCTACGACGACTACGGCAAGGAGATGCTGCGCATCAAGGATCGCCAGGACCGCGACATGCTCTACGGTCCGACCAATGAGGAAGTGGTCACCGAAATCGTCCGCGCTTACGTCAAGTCCTACAAGGACCTGCCGCTCAATCTCTACCACATCCAGTGGAAGTTCCGTGACGAGGTGCGGCCGCGCTTCGGCGTCATGCGCTCACGCGAATTCCTGATGAAGGACGCCTATTCGTTCGACCTCGATTTCGAAGGCGCGAGAGCTGCCTACAACAGGATGTTCGTGTCCTATCTCAGGACCTTTACGCGCATGGGCCTGCAGGCGATCCCGATGCGGGCCGATACCGGGCCGATCGGCGGCGATCTCAGCCACGAATTCATTATCCTGGCCGACACCGGCGAAAGCCAGGTCTATTGCGATCGCGATTATCTGTCGCTCCAGGTGCCCGGCGAAAACACCGACTTCGCCAATGACGCCGAGATATCGGACATCGTCAAAACGTGGACGACACCTTATGCCGCGACTGACGAGATGCATGATGAAGCGGCGTGGGACAAGCTCGGCGAAGCGGACCGGGTCTCGGCGCGCGGCATCGAGGTCGGCCACATCTTCCATTTCGGCGACAAATATTCGAAGCCCATGGGCGCCAAGGTGACCGGGCCCGACGGCAAGGATCATTTCGTCTCCGGCGGCTCCTACGGCATCGGCCCGTCGCGGCTGGTCGCGGCGATCATCGAAGCCAGCCACGACGACAACGGCATCATCTGGCCCGACGCCGTGGCGCCGTTCGACATCGGCCTGATCAACATGAAGGTGGGCGACGCCGACTGCGACCGCGTCTGCGACGAGCTCTACGCCGCCTTCGCAGCCAGTGGCAAGGATGTGCTTTACGACGACACCGACCAGCGGCCGGGCGGCAAGTTCGCCACCGCCGACCTGATCGGCCTGCCTTGGCAGGTGATCGTCGGGCCGCGCGGCGTGGCCGCAGGCGAGATCGAGATCAAGAACCGCAAGACCGGCGAGCGCGAAACGCTGCCGCTGGCCGACGCGAAAAAACGCTTCGGTGCGGCCGCATGA
- a CDS encoding lipoprotein-releasing ABC transporter permease subunit, with amino-acid sequence MSEAAATRSAGAGPFSIFERMVAWRYLRSRRKETVISVIASISFLGIMLGVATLIVVMAVMNGFRAELLTRILGVNGHLIVQPLDSPLEDYAQVAGRINGVPGVKYAIPLIDGQVLAQGNVGGGTGALVRGIRGEDLGKIAIVASNIKQGSLADFDSGEGVAIGKRMAENLGLTLGDTITLISPDGDVTPIGTTPRMKGYKIAAIFEVGMSEYDTSIVYMPFSEAQLYFNMDGRAQTIEIYVDNPDDVDALKSKVEEAAQRPIDMVDWRQRNETFFSALQVERNVMFMILTLIVLVAALNIISGLIMLVKDKGHDIAILRTMGATRGAILRIFLMTGAAIGVTGTLAGVLLGVVICTNIESIRQFFSWMTGKVLFNPELYFLSQLPAKMDPRETTYVVIMALGLSFLATVFPAWRAARLDPVEALRYE; translated from the coding sequence ATGAGCGAGGCGGCGGCGACAAGATCGGCGGGCGCCGGCCCTTTCTCCATCTTCGAGCGCATGGTGGCGTGGCGCTATTTGCGCTCGCGGCGCAAGGAGACGGTGATCTCGGTGATCGCCTCGATCTCCTTCCTCGGCATCATGCTGGGGGTGGCGACGCTGATCGTCGTCATGGCCGTGATGAACGGGTTTCGCGCCGAGCTGTTGACACGCATCCTTGGCGTCAACGGCCATCTGATTGTGCAGCCGCTCGATTCGCCACTTGAGGACTACGCCCAGGTTGCCGGCCGCATCAACGGCGTGCCCGGCGTCAAATACGCCATCCCGCTGATCGACGGCCAGGTGCTGGCGCAAGGCAATGTCGGCGGCGGTACCGGTGCGCTGGTGCGCGGCATACGCGGTGAAGATCTCGGCAAGATTGCCATCGTCGCCAGCAACATCAAGCAAGGCTCGCTCGCCGATTTCGATAGCGGCGAGGGCGTCGCCATCGGCAAGCGCATGGCGGAGAATCTTGGGCTAACGCTCGGCGACACCATTACGCTCATCTCGCCCGATGGCGACGTGACGCCGATCGGCACGACACCGCGCATGAAAGGCTACAAGATCGCGGCGATCTTCGAAGTCGGCATGTCGGAATATGACACGTCCATCGTCTATATGCCGTTCTCCGAAGCGCAGCTCTATTTCAACATGGATGGCCGCGCGCAGACGATCGAGATCTATGTCGACAATCCCGACGATGTCGACGCGCTGAAATCGAAAGTCGAAGAGGCGGCGCAGCGGCCTATCGACATGGTCGACTGGCGCCAGCGCAACGAGACCTTCTTTTCCGCCCTGCAGGTCGAGCGCAACGTGATGTTCATGATCCTGACGCTGATCGTGCTGGTGGCGGCGCTCAACATCATTTCCGGACTAATCATGCTGGTGAAGGACAAGGGGCACGACATTGCCATCCTGCGCACCATGGGCGCGACGCGCGGTGCCATCCTGCGCATCTTCCTGATGACGGGGGCGGCGATCGGCGTCACCGGCACGCTTGCCGGCGTGCTGCTCGGCGTCGTCATCTGCACCAACATCGAATCGATCCGGCAATTCTTCTCCTGGATGACCGGCAAGGTGCTGTTCAATCCCGAACTCTACTTCCTCAGCCAGCTGCCGGCAAAGATGGATCCGCGCGAGACGACCTATGTCGTCATCATGGCGCTCGGCCTGTCCTTCCTGGCGACCGTGTTTCCGGCATGGCGGGCCGCCCGTCTCGATCCCGTCGAAGCCTTGAGGTACGAGTAG
- a CDS encoding ABC transporter ATP-binding protein, translating into MAGRPSRSRRSLEVRVVAEVIIELKSVERHYVQGPRKLTILNGADFALRRGEMVALVAPSGTGKSTLLHTAGLLERPDAGDVILSGRACGRLSDDERTSIRRNDVGFVYQFHHLLPEFTALENIMMPQLIKGLSRKEAAERAAQLLDYMQIGKRASHRPAELSGGEQQRVAIARAVANAPLVLLADEPTGNLDPVTASYVFDALGALVKQSGLAALIATHNHDLASRMDRRVTLADGKVVPL; encoded by the coding sequence ATGGCGGGCCGCCCGTCTCGATCCCGTCGAAGCCTTGAGGTACGAGTAGTGGCCGAGGTCATTATCGAGCTGAAGAGCGTCGAGCGGCACTATGTGCAAGGGCCGCGCAAGCTCACCATCCTGAACGGGGCCGATTTTGCGCTGAGGCGCGGCGAGATGGTGGCGCTGGTGGCGCCATCAGGCACCGGCAAGTCGACCCTGCTGCACACGGCAGGTCTGCTGGAACGCCCTGACGCGGGAGACGTGATCCTGTCCGGCCGGGCCTGCGGACGGCTGTCCGACGACGAACGCACGTCGATCCGCCGCAACGATGTCGGCTTCGTCTACCAATTCCATCACCTGCTGCCGGAGTTCACGGCGCTGGAAAACATCATGATGCCGCAGCTGATCAAGGGGCTGTCGCGCAAGGAAGCGGCGGAGCGCGCCGCACAGCTGCTCGACTATATGCAGATCGGCAAGCGCGCATCGCACCGGCCGGCCGAATTGTCCGGCGGCGAACAGCAGCGCGTCGCCATAGCGCGCGCCGTCGCCAATGCGCCGCTGGTGCTGCTGGCGGACGAGCCGACCGGCAATCTCGACCCGGTCACCGCCTCCTATGTCTTCGACGCGCTGGGCGCTCTGGTCAAGCAATCGGGCCTCGCGGCGTTGATCGCGACCCACAATCACGATCTGGCATCGCGGATGGACCGGCGTGTCACGCTGGCCGACGGCAAGGTGGTGCCGCTTTAG
- a CDS encoding site-2 protease family protein, whose translation MSPIVTAILVASNLGLIFLLMTVPLGLRTVRVSRVVAMDRQRLWRALWPLGSDAGWSGEILSAQPLDGEGVSRIMLSWEGRDGKPIERRARFEDVVEGSRFAMLVLEDTALDVSFWKDYRETAELVSEGGGTRVTLSQTDRYRGAAFLVFRYFAIRRELSKLQRWAITGQYRKGGWFEHPLSQVGFAVLSALILWPFFGLHLGGLALAAILTSVVALHELGHMAAFRLMGHRKARMIFIPLLGGIAIGGRPYNSRFEVAFVALMGAGFSAFLVPIVIAASAFAGGEGHKAAAALLAALAGCAALFNIANLVPVWKFDGGQVLRQICPGPIALALASFFLLSVFLALGRQAGFSSGFLIVAGAVFSILSLLTVGSGVKPRHELEPIRTVDRFAIAGALLAVFTIHGCGVLWASAQLL comes from the coding sequence GTGTCGCCCATCGTCACGGCCATTCTCGTGGCCAGCAATCTCGGGCTGATCTTTCTCTTGATGACCGTGCCGCTTGGTTTGCGCACGGTGAGGGTCAGCCGCGTGGTGGCGATGGACCGCCAACGCCTCTGGCGGGCGCTGTGGCCGCTTGGCAGCGATGCCGGCTGGTCCGGCGAGATACTTTCAGCGCAGCCGCTGGACGGCGAGGGCGTGTCCCGCATCATGCTGTCGTGGGAAGGCCGCGACGGCAAGCCGATCGAGCGCAGGGCGCGGTTTGAAGACGTCGTCGAGGGCAGCCGCTTCGCCATGCTCGTCCTCGAGGATACCGCGCTCGATGTCTCGTTCTGGAAAGACTATCGCGAAACCGCCGAGCTTGTCTCCGAAGGCGGCGGCACGCGGGTAACGCTCAGCCAGACGGATCGTTACCGCGGCGCTGCCTTTCTGGTGTTTCGGTACTTCGCCATACGCCGCGAGCTGTCCAAGCTGCAGCGTTGGGCGATAACCGGGCAGTATCGCAAGGGCGGCTGGTTCGAGCATCCGCTGAGCCAGGTCGGCTTTGCCGTGCTGTCGGCATTGATCCTGTGGCCGTTCTTCGGGCTTCACCTCGGCGGCCTGGCGCTGGCCGCGATCCTGACGTCGGTCGTTGCCTTGCACGAACTCGGCCATATGGCGGCGTTCCGGCTGATGGGTCACCGCAAGGCGCGGATGATCTTCATTCCGCTGCTCGGTGGCATCGCCATTGGCGGCCGGCCCTATAACAGCCGTTTCGAGGTGGCGTTCGTTGCGCTGATGGGAGCGGGTTTCTCCGCCTTCCTGGTGCCGATCGTCATTGCCGCCAGCGCGTTCGCGGGCGGCGAGGGGCACAAGGCCGCGGCCGCGCTGCTGGCGGCGCTGGCAGGCTGTGCGGCCCTGTTCAACATCGCCAATCTGGTGCCGGTGTGGAAATTCGACGGCGGCCAGGTGCTGCGCCAGATCTGCCCGGGGCCGATTGCGCTGGCGTTGGCCTCGTTCTTCCTGCTTTCCGTCTTCCTGGCACTCGGCCGACAGGCAGGCTTCTCGTCTGGCTTTCTAATCGTGGCGGGGGCGGTGTTTTCGATCCTCAGCCTGCTTACTGTCGGCAGCGGCGTGAAGCCGCGCCACGAGTTGGAGCCAATCCGCACCGTTGATCGCTTCGCAATCGCCGGCGCGCTGCTGGCGGTGTTCACCATTCATGGCTGCGGCGTGTTGTGGGCATCGGCGCAGCTGCTTTGA
- the lipB gene encoding lipoyl(octanoyl) transferase LipB yields MPERSQIATSFLPLPGSAPVEWRIEPGLTAYPEALAFMEARADAIRSGAAGEMVWLVEHPPLYTAGTSARIEDLIDPDRFPVFSAGRGGEYTYHGPGQRVAYVMLDLKRRREDVRAFVAALEQWIIGTLAAFNVHGERREDRVGVWVVRPDRPALPDGAPAEDKIAAIGIRLRRWVSFHGIAINVEPDLSHFGGIVPCGVQDHGVTSLVDLGLPVGMADLDLALKSAFEGVFGPATALTAEAARRAG; encoded by the coding sequence ATGCCAGAACGCAGCCAGATCGCCACGTCGTTCCTGCCCCTGCCCGGCTCGGCGCCGGTCGAGTGGCGCATCGAGCCGGGTCTCACCGCCTATCCCGAGGCGCTCGCCTTCATGGAGGCGCGTGCCGACGCGATCCGCAGCGGTGCGGCCGGCGAAATGGTCTGGCTGGTCGAACATCCGCCGCTCTACACCGCCGGCACCAGCGCCCGCATCGAGGACCTGATCGATCCCGACCGTTTTCCGGTCTTTTCGGCAGGGCGCGGCGGCGAATACACCTATCATGGGCCAGGCCAGCGGGTCGCCTATGTCATGCTTGACCTGAAGCGGCGGCGCGAGGACGTGCGCGCCTTCGTCGCCGCGCTCGAACAGTGGATCATCGGCACGCTTGCTGCCTTCAACGTCCATGGCGAACGGCGCGAGGACCGTGTCGGCGTCTGGGTGGTGCGGCCCGATCGCCCTGCGCTGCCGGACGGCGCGCCGGCCGAGGACAAGATCGCGGCGATCGGCATAAGGCTGCGGCGTTGGGTGAGCTTTCACGGCATCGCCATCAACGTCGAACCGGACCTCTCCCATTTCGGCGGCATCGTACCCTGCGGCGTGCAGGACCACGGCGTCACCAGCCTCGTGGACCTTGGCCTTCCCGTTGGCATGGCCGATCTTGATCTGGCGCTGAAATCAGCCTTCGAGGGTGTGTTCGGTCCCGCCACTGCCTTGACCGCCGAAGCAGCCCGCAGGGCAGGTTGA
- a CDS encoding tyrosine-type recombinase/integrase: protein MGRNRTRIDPDRYLTLRQGNYHYKRRVPVTIAHLDERAPHVRASLKTDDRGLARRKRDLLEAADDALWASLITKGVTDPARRRYEAAVKRVEALDFTFHAGPYFEQPEAFDDLMDRIRHVLATGQEDQMTALPLLGAVDVPKTKVSDAFDIYCNEIVADELIGKSQVQKDQWKKVKQRAVNNFIKLNGDLAMEEITIDHAKKVYRHWLNRIAPKEGSATAGASSGNRDVGNMRVLYEAYFKYQGDARRENPFDGLGFSLKKKRSRPPIPTEWISGKVMHPGNLATLNEEARGILLILIETGARPSEICNLEPHAIRLHNHVPHLSIEPREDPANPREIKTESSRRLVPLVGVALEAAKRHPSGFPRYRNRENELSATLNQYLRAHSLLPTTSHTVYSFRHSFEDRMKEAGIDDELRRLLMGHTVDRPKYGSGGSLDWRRKELKKIALPFDPAIV from the coding sequence ATGGGTCGAAATCGAACCCGGATTGATCCCGACAGATACCTCACCCTGCGACAGGGAAATTATCACTACAAGCGCCGCGTGCCGGTGACGATCGCGCATCTCGACGAGAGGGCGCCGCATGTGCGCGCCTCGCTCAAGACCGACGATCGCGGCCTGGCACGGCGCAAACGCGACCTCCTCGAGGCGGCCGATGATGCGCTTTGGGCATCGCTGATCACCAAGGGCGTCACCGATCCCGCCCGACGGCGCTATGAGGCGGCGGTCAAACGGGTCGAGGCGCTCGATTTCACCTTCCATGCTGGCCCCTATTTCGAGCAGCCGGAAGCCTTCGACGATCTCATGGACCGCATCCGCCATGTGCTGGCGACGGGCCAAGAGGACCAGATGACGGCTTTGCCGCTGCTCGGCGCCGTCGACGTGCCCAAGACAAAGGTCAGCGATGCCTTCGACATCTACTGCAACGAGATCGTCGCAGACGAGCTGATCGGCAAGAGCCAGGTGCAGAAGGACCAATGGAAGAAGGTCAAGCAGCGCGCCGTCAACAACTTCATCAAGCTGAATGGCGACCTGGCGATGGAAGAGATCACCATCGACCACGCCAAGAAGGTCTACCGGCATTGGCTGAACCGCATCGCTCCGAAGGAAGGTTCGGCGACGGCCGGCGCCTCGTCAGGCAATCGCGACGTCGGCAACATGCGGGTCCTCTATGAGGCCTATTTCAAGTACCAGGGCGACGCTCGCCGCGAAAATCCTTTCGATGGCCTCGGCTTCTCGCTGAAGAAAAAGCGCTCGCGCCCGCCCATCCCGACGGAATGGATATCTGGCAAGGTCATGCACCCGGGCAATCTTGCGACGCTGAATGAGGAGGCGAGGGGTATCCTGTTGATCCTGATCGAAACCGGCGCGCGGCCGAGCGAGATCTGCAACCTGGAACCGCACGCCATCCGGCTTCACAACCATGTGCCACACCTGTCGATCGAGCCGCGCGAGGATCCGGCCAATCCGCGCGAGATCAAGACCGAATCGTCGCGCCGCCTGGTGCCGCTGGTCGGCGTCGCGCTTGAGGCGGCAAAGCGCCATCCCTCGGGGTTCCCGCGTTACCGCAACCGTGAGAACGAATTGTCGGCGACGCTCAACCAGTATCTGCGCGCGCATTCTTTGCTGCCGACCACGTCGCATACGGTCTACTCGTTCAGGCATTCATTCGAGGACAGGATGAAGGAAGCCGGCATCGACGACGAGCTGCGGCGGCTGCTGATGGGTCACACGGTGGACCGCCCTAAATATGGCTCCGGCGGCTCGCTCGACTGGCGGCGCAAGGAACTTAAGAAGATTGCCTTGCCGTTCGATCCGGCGATCGTGTGA
- a CDS encoding DUF4326 domain-containing protein: MRKPQRIQLSRRKGWRMPENTLSVARPGPWGNPFIVGKHGDAAYCVDLYKALLAGLMRVGRDPDVAALERTRQFVADNAGELTGKNLACWCKPGAPCHADVLLDIANRSNPKD; the protein is encoded by the coding sequence ATGAGAAAACCGCAGCGCATCCAGCTGTCGCGCCGCAAGGGCTGGCGCATGCCGGAAAACACGCTGTCGGTGGCGCGCCCCGGCCCATGGGGCAATCCGTTTATCGTCGGCAAGCACGGCGACGCCGCCTATTGCGTCGACCTCTACAAGGCGTTGCTCGCCGGCCTCATGCGCGTCGGACGTGATCCCGATGTCGCCGCGCTTGAGCGCACCCGCCAATTCGTCGCCGACAACGCCGGAGAACTGACCGGCAAGAACCTCGCCTGCTGGTGCAAGCCCGGCGCGCCCTGCCATGCCGACGTGCTGCTCGACATCGCCAATCGCTCCAACCCGAAGGACTGA
- a CDS encoding MucR family transcriptional regulator: MENRLTELTASIVSAYVSNNPVPANALPDLIASINDAVRKLAGEPVLLPAPALVPAVNPKRSVFPDHIICLDDGKPFKSLKRHLAALGMTADEYRAKWGLGPDYPMVAPNYSEKRSALAKASGLGRAGSHHALQ; the protein is encoded by the coding sequence GTGGAAAACAGACTGACCGAACTCACCGCCAGCATCGTCTCGGCCTATGTCAGCAACAACCCCGTGCCGGCCAACGCCCTGCCGGATCTCATCGCCAGCATCAACGACGCGGTGCGCAAGCTGGCCGGCGAACCGGTTCTCCTGCCGGCGCCGGCGCTGGTGCCGGCCGTCAACCCGAAGCGCTCGGTGTTCCCGGACCACATCATTTGCCTGGACGACGGCAAGCCCTTCAAGTCGCTCAAGCGCCATCTGGCGGCGCTCGGCATGACGGCCGACGAATACCGCGCCAAATGGGGCCTCGGACCCGACTATCCGATGGTCGCGCCGAATTACTCCGAGAAGCGCTCGGCGCTGGCCAAGGCATCCGGCCTCGGCCGCGCCGGCAGCCACCACGCGCTGCAATAG